Below is a window of Arabidopsis thaliana chromosome 2, partial sequence DNA.
ctaaacaaaTATATCCAGAAGAAACCCTACCTTTAAGAGccaaaatattcaaacaaaaataaacctaAATAAATAGTTGTCAAATGCAACTATTGTATAATGGAAGTCAACTCTCTTCCATTTGAAAGTTTTAGATGATCTAAATCCCACGAAAACaacaaatgaataaaaatattaccGTTATTGTATGttgtaaaaccaaataaaaacaaaaatattaccGATATATAGAAATCAAACTTTATTCACGAATCTATTCATGACTCATTAGAGTTGATCCGTCTAATTTACTAACTTGAATACATTTGCTTACCTAATCCATGTAtaaaaagaatctaaaaccATAACTCCAACTCATCAAGAACTCGATCGAGTTGAACTGAACAAAATCTGTTCTTAAAGAGTTTCATTATACATTTTTTGCGTggattaaaaatttatataaatattcgaATTCCGTTGTGGTGAATTGAAGAGAAATGTTATTATACTTTGACTAAAGGatgatattaaaaatctaaaatcataatttttaaaaacaaaaagtttttttttttctacaacaacaaatgaaATAGAAAGTATgcatatgttatatatttacCTCTCCTTTATTAACTGTGAAGCTATGCGGCGTGAAGTCCCCTCCTCCAAGCCTCATAGACATGTCACcttcaatcaaattaaaaatacacTCAAACCCATCTGAATTCTCGTAGTTTgtttaataacaaatataattcTTACAtgtttaagtaaaaaaaaactaaattgtcATGTTATGTCTTTTCCTTAGATTAATTTCCCTATGCCCTAACACAAGACAAGAGAATGTAGTTTTCCAAATACTTTCCACTGATTGATGAACCCTAGATTCATATTTTCTAATGGTTATTCTTTCTTAAGACATAGCAGATTTAGTTTTGTCCCATCGCCAATAACGAAACTCAAATAGTTATATTATCGTATTacatattattagttttattgTAAGAGACCAAAGCTTTACCTCTCCTCTTCCTCAACGATGACCTCGGCGTAAATGTCCCAGATGCTGTGATAAACCTCCCTTTATAATCACGATACGTCTTCGGCCTTTCTCTCTTCCTGCTCGCGTCGTTGACACCCTCCACCACCGTGGCTGGTGCCGCTTCGGCAGTCTTGGTGACCGGAAAGGGAGAGATGGGCGTTGAGTTCGCGTCGTTGACACCCTCCACCACAGTGGCTGGTGCCGCTACGGCAGTCTTGGTGACCGGAAAGGGAGTGATGCAGGGCGTTGAGTTCGACATTGACAAGGAAATGATGCTCTCGTTTTGATCCAGATAGAGACTGGAAATGAGAGGCAATACGAGAGAAGTAGAGGTAGAGTTTGTGATTTTATGAAGTCTTTTTACTGGTCACGGAATAATTAGGGGAATTAAGGATTGTTTggaaaacttttcttttctttttaccgTTTCCTAATTAATATGTGGCTGTCCcaattaatagaaaatatataaattaaattttgaagtttcacTGTGTATGTATATGTTGTCTGTACATACAGAGATAATATAAGAAGGTAAACAAAATCGATATTTTGTCTATCTAtgtaaaatttagtttttcttttctgtagATGTTATCTATAGATATGgataataagaaagaaaactttttttatatataattaatttcatattaaaaagaacttagtttagattttcgcttaaaactttatgattctAGTTATTAACCATTGTTAACGGTTTAAATACCGTTATTTTGTAATGCTAGCTAGTGACCGTTGTAAATGGTTTTTATAACgtttaaaacttataattcTATTTTAGATGTGTTGGAAAGACTAGtaatttcaacattttcatatttttttagtgaTTTGTAACAGACTTCTAAAATGAACAAACTTACTTATATACAAAtgaatattatattatataataatataaacaattagaccttatattaatataatttatattcaatGGATATTAAGtttcaaatatcaaataatttagattaaaatgcaaaaaagaacaaaaaagtcaTGATTTGAATTTGGCCGAATTAAATCATTTCAATGTAGCTgtcttttaaaaatgttatttttttgtttttaatggaAACAGTAATTAAGTGTTACATAGaaagtattttattttgactAACATACAATGCTAAGACAGATTTGTTTTAGTATAcgataattatatattttaaaagtaaaagttGGGAATTTGAATTGGCTTGGCCAGTTATACcactaaaaaacaaatttcttaaatgGAAAACGCCAGCGGGAAGCAAAGAACACGAGTCAAACCTTTATAGTTTTTTCCACTTCtagatattatataattaaagtaCAAATGGAAAGAAATATAGATTTTGACCAATTTAAAATAAGTTCAcggaatttgtttttgatgttcagaaagaaagaaaattatgtatatttggAAAACATCAACggaaaaaaaagtagtatttgctaaaacaaaatctacaacAATTGCAAATCATCAAGTccggtaatttttttttatttttgtatttttcttcagtCAAACCGATGATGTGTTGTAACGTAAATGGCATCTTTTTCCAAActcagattctttttttttgtgttgataACATTATAATTTCGACCACTTTAAGCCCAAGGCCTAAGGCCCAACTGTATAGCATAACGTTTACCGTCAATGCTTGGGCCAACATAATAAAACCAAGCGCGCACACACACATCAAGCCGACACATTCGGAAAGACTAAAAGAGCGACCCAAAGGgaactgtgttttttttttttttttttctttctttcaaagaGAAGCAACGAACATTATCAATTCAATATGTTGTTATCTCCCTGTTTAAAGTTTCAGGTTGATTCAAGTTCTTCGTAGCAGAGAATTAGATCAAACGTAATCTACGTGAAATGCAAATGCATGGCCACATCGTAGCAGAATACAACATCACTACATGAGTCGTTCCTTCTCCaatgtttaacaaaatattcaacaagTATACAAAGCTGACACTCTAGTCAAAAATTTGTAATGGTTATAGTCGTAGTTGTTACTTGTATGTATATTACTTAGTAAATCAAACATTCTTAAGATAGTTGTTTTAAGTAGAATACAAAAACAACCTAAAACtgtaaattttttgtttaaactttgGTAGTATGAAGGTGTAAAAACTTTAgtaaattttattcaaaagataaaaaaactttggtaAATTTTCTGATTAGCATTTGAATGGAAAAAGGGGATGGGAATCACAACGCCAATTGCGCATTTCTTTCCTCCttttataatttacattttaaattgGTTAAAGGGGTCTCGAAAATGTCGGGTTGGTAAAAAATAAGAGTGAGATTAGCTACAAGAAAGCTGACTTTGTTTTTCAAGCAAATCATCAACTGTCGCGTCGTACCAATCATGGATCCACCatgttatttgttatttttttgtcggcaCACTAGTgttaatttgaattatttgatatattaatagCAGAAATAAAATACTTCTTACTTGAAGAGCttaaacatattttcattACCCGAGAATGTTGGTTTATCAAATGTGTATATTAGTGGAAATGACAAATACGAGTCCAATAGTTAACGTAATAACTACCCTTCTTTTGGGGTTCAAAAGAACTAATTATGTTGTTTGGAGATTTCGGGAATACGAGATCGAAAAATCTATCTTATTTGGATTTGCTTTGATTCATTCTTAGTGTAAAAACCAAAAGGAAAGCTAACctgttataaattttgatttactcAATATCTAAACAGAAAAGCAATTTGCACAAGTAACTTTAACTAATCTTGTAACAAAAAGACACAAGTTAAAGCAATGATATACTGTGGATACCTTTTTCAAACATTGGGTAAACTTTTTGGGCGTAGGGTTATGTTCACCCACACTATGGAGTGGAAAACAGCAATCATTCACACAACCACCACCATTCCTACTTTTTGTGCGTAGGGTTATGTTCAGAAATATGATTTACCATTATCTCCTTTTTTACATCTATCAAAGTATATTATTAACTGATTAATGGAAATTTCAGTTGATATTACTCGATAACCTTATGTCATTACTCAGTTCAATCCTTATGTTATATATGCAATTTTAACATAGAACGTACATTATTCTTCATGAGTTCTGTTCCTAATCAGTGCTATGTAcgtaacttttgtttttactttgttcagtttttgttttgtctctttttttcttgactaTGACACTGcattcaaaaacataagaaaacagattaaagaaaagagaaaaaagataaaattgaaagattcgtttttctcaaatttcaataaaaagaaagatacaTTTCTCTCTTCACACTTCACTCTTCTCTTTCCCGCCTCTCCGCCATGGCTGCtaaacctcttcttcttcctcttctcctccttcttcatctctcaaTCACCTTAGCTCAAAACGACACAAATGCTCTCACACTCTTCCGTCTCCAAACCGACACACACGGCAACCTCGCCGGAAACTGGACCGGCTCCGACGCTTGTACCTCCTCATGGCAAGGCGTTTCTTGCTCACCATCTTCACACCGCGTCACTGAACTATCTCTCCCTTCCCTCTCCTTACGAGGACCATTAACCTCTCTCTCCTCCTTAGACCAACTTCGTCTTCTTGACCTCCACGATAACAGACTCAACGGCACCGTTTCACCACTCACAAACTGTAAAAACCTCAGACTCGTTTATCTCGCCGGTAACGATCTCTCCGGTGAGATTCCTAAAGAGATATCCTTTCTTAAACGGATGATACGTCTTGATCTCTCTGATAACAATATCCGTGGAGTTATACCAAGAGAGATTCTCGGGTTTACCCGGGTTTTAACGATCCGGATCCAGAACAATGAGTTAACGGGTCGGATCCCGGATTTTTCTCAGATGAAGTCACTTCTTGAATTGAATGTTTCCTTCAATGAGTTGCACGGAAACGTCTCCGACGGCGTGGTGAAGAAATTTGGAGACTTGAGCTTTTCCGGTAACGAAGGATTATGCGGGTCGGATCCTTTACCGGTTTGTACTATCACAAACGACCCGGAATCTTCTAACACTGATCAGATTGTTCCGTCGAATCCTACTTCGATTCCGCATTCTCCGGTTAGCGTTAGAGAACCGGAAATTCACAGTCATAGAGGGATTAAACCGGGAATAATCGCTGCGGTTATCGGTGGTTGCGTGGCGGTTATTGTTTTAGtatcttttggttttgctttctGTTGTGGAAGATTAGACCGTAACGGCGAAAGATCAAAATCCGGAAGTGTAGAGACTGGTTTCGTCGGAGGAGGAGAAGGGAAGAGACGAAGCAGTTACGGAGAAGGAGGAGAGAGTGATGCGACGTCGGCGACAGATAGGAGCAGACTTGTGTTTTTCGAGAGGAGGAAACAGTTTGAGCTTGATGATTTGTTGAAAGCATCTGCGGAGATGCTTGGGAAAGGGAGTTTAGGGACGGTGTACAAGGCGGTGTTAGACGACGGCTCAACGACTGTGGCGGTGAAGCGGCTTAAAGACGCGAATCCATGTCCGAGGAAAGAGTTTGAGCAGTATATGGAGATTATTGGTAGGCTTAAACACCAAAACGTTGTTAAGCTAAGAGCTTATTACTATgctaaagaagagaagctctTGGTTTATGAGTATCTTCCTAAT
It encodes the following:
- a CDS encoding Leucine-rich repeat protein kinase family protein (Leucine-rich repeat protein kinase family protein; FUNCTIONS IN: protein serine/threonine kinase activity, kinase activity, ATP binding; INVOLVED IN: transmembrane receptor protein tyrosine kinase signaling pathway, protein amino acid phosphorylation; LOCATED IN: plasma membrane; EXPRESSED IN: 21 plant structures; EXPRESSED DURING: 13 growth stages; CONTAINS InterPro DOMAIN/s: Protein kinase, catalytic domain (InterPro:IPR000719), Serine/threonine-protein kinase-like domain (InterPro:IPR017442), Protein kinase-like domain (InterPro:IPR011009); BEST Arabidopsis thaliana protein match is: leucine-rich repeat transmembrane protein kinase family protein (TAIR:AT1G68400.1); Has 135980 Blast hits to 106098 proteins in 4276 species: Archae - 124; Bacteria - 13214; Metazoa - 37456; Fungi - 7266; Plants - 62446; Viruses - 283; Other Eukaryotes - 15191 (source: NCBI BLink).), with protein sequence MAAKPLLLPLLLLLHLSITLAQNDTNALTLFRLQTDTHGNLAGNWTGSDACTSSWQGVSCSPSSHRVTELSLPSLSLRGPLTSLSSLDQLRLLDLHDNRLNGTVSPLTNCKNLRLVYLAGNDLSGEIPKEISFLKRMIRLDLSDNNIRGVIPREILGFTRVLTIRIQNNELTGRIPDFSQMKSLLELNVSFNELHGNVSDGVVKKFGDLSFSGNEGLCGSDPLPVCTITNDPESSNTDQIVPSNPTSIPHSPVSVREPEIHSHRGIKPGIIAAVIGGCVAVIVLVSFGFAFCCGRLDRNGERSKSGSVETGFVGGGEGKRRSSYGEGGESDATSATDRSRLVFFERRKQFELDDLLKASAEMLGKGSLGTVYKAVLDDGSTTVAVKRLKDANPCPRKEFEQYMEIIGRLKHQNVVKLRAYYYAKEEKLLVYEYLPNGSLHSLLHGNRGPGRIPLDWTTRISLMLGAARGLAKIHDEYSISKIPHGNIKSSNVLLDRNGVALIADFGLSLLLNPVHAIARLGGYRAPEQSEIKRLSQKADVYSFGVLLLEVLTGKAPSIFPSPSRPRSAASVAVEEEEEAVVDLPKWVRSVVKEEWTAEVFDPELLRYKNIEEEMVAMLHIGLACVVPQPEKRPTMAEVVKMVEEIRVEQSPVGEDFDESRNSMSPSLATTDG